The following proteins are encoded in a genomic region of Sparus aurata chromosome 23, fSpaAur1.1, whole genome shotgun sequence:
- the hspb9 gene encoding heat shock protein beta-9 isoform X2 — MMESLTSLYNDDPFFSQERLLWPLRHKALSSLQQDFFNQRAKLVDSLLRELHDGPHILKPWQFPLIFSTLVRLSDGKEQQRETPSIELCKDAQPATENNGDLLVTLDARGYTPNDISVKLEGRILAVVAVKQAGLEESQSCSSYSSCASVCSSASSQIGFAQKFDLPAHLDLSGLSCSLMDDGQLCIYAPRARQPVTLERQVPIRFREENQSVNQDQQLLR, encoded by the exons ATGATGGAATCCTTGACCAGCCTGTACAATGATGACCCTTTCTTCAGCCAGGAGAGGTTGCTGTGGCCGCTGCGTCACAAGgccctgtcctctctgcagcaagACTTCTTTAACCAGAGAGCCAAGCTGGTCGACAGTCTTCTAAGGGAGCTCCATGATGGGCCCCATATTCTCAAACCTTGGCAGTTTCCCCTCATTTTCTCTACTTTGGTGAG GCTTAGTGATGgtaaagagcagcagagagagacgcCCAGCATAGAGCTATGCAAGGATGCTCAGCCGGCCACAGAAAACAATGGCGACCTTCTGGTGACCCTAGATGCTCGCGGTTACACCCCAAATGACATCTCAGTCAAGCTAGAGGGCAGGATCCTGGCAGTGGTGGCGGTGAAGCAGGCCGGTTTGGAGGAGAGCCAGTCCtgctcctcctactcctcctgtGCCTCTGTCTGTTCCTCGGCTTCGTCTCAAATAGGATTCGCCCAGAAGTTCGACCTGCCAGCTCACCTTGATCTGTCTGGACTCTCCTGTTCCCTGATGGATGATGGACAGCTGTGCATCTACGCCCCCAGGGCCAGGCAGCCAGTCACTTTGGAACGCCAAGTGCCCATTCGGTTCAG AGAGGAGAACCAATCAGTCAATCAAGACCAGCAACTCCTGAGATGA
- the hspb9 gene encoding heat shock protein beta-9 isoform X1, producing MMESLTSLYNDDPFFSQERLLWPLRHKALSSLQQDFFNQRAKLVDSLLRELHDGPHILKPWQFPLIFSTLVRLSDGKEQQRETPSIELCKDAQPATENNGDLLVTLDARGYTPNDISVKLEGRILAVVAVKQAGLEESQSCSSYSSCASVCSSASSQIGFAQKFDLPAHLDLSGLSCSLMDDGQLCIYAPRARQPVTLERQVPIRFRSSLEFPITKDKAEEDRTD from the exons ATGATGGAATCCTTGACCAGCCTGTACAATGATGACCCTTTCTTCAGCCAGGAGAGGTTGCTGTGGCCGCTGCGTCACAAGgccctgtcctctctgcagcaagACTTCTTTAACCAGAGAGCCAAGCTGGTCGACAGTCTTCTAAGGGAGCTCCATGATGGGCCCCATATTCTCAAACCTTGGCAGTTTCCCCTCATTTTCTCTACTTTGGTGAG GCTTAGTGATGgtaaagagcagcagagagagacgcCCAGCATAGAGCTATGCAAGGATGCTCAGCCGGCCACAGAAAACAATGGCGACCTTCTGGTGACCCTAGATGCTCGCGGTTACACCCCAAATGACATCTCAGTCAAGCTAGAGGGCAGGATCCTGGCAGTGGTGGCGGTGAAGCAGGCCGGTTTGGAGGAGAGCCAGTCCtgctcctcctactcctcctgtGCCTCTGTCTGTTCCTCGGCTTCGTCTCAAATAGGATTCGCCCAGAAGTTCGACCTGCCAGCTCACCTTGATCTGTCTGGACTCTCCTGTTCCCTGATGGATGATGGACAGCTGTGCATCTACGCCCCCAGGGCCAGGCAGCCAGTCACTTTGGAACGCCAAGTGCCCATTCGGTTCAGGTCATCTCTTGAATTTCCCATTACAAAGGACAAGGCAGAGGAGGACCGCACAGATTAa